A portion of the Saccharospirillaceae bacterium genome contains these proteins:
- the tmk gene encoding dTMP kinase — protein sequence MNRNTGRFITFEGGEGVGKSTNIRFASDWLQKQGVNTLITREPGGTEIAEKIRDDLLKAHHNEVMSDMTELLLVFAARAQHLEKIIRPALASGTWVLCDRFTDSTIAYQGYGRGLSKQVIENLKQLVQQGMEPDCTFLLEAPLELGMRRARNRATHAGEQVDRFETEKIEFFQRVQQGFMELAEQFPRFRRVDASQSLPQVQENIANQLQQLMATGDLI from the coding sequence ATGAACAGAAACACAGGTCGTTTTATCACCTTCGAAGGTGGTGAAGGTGTTGGCAAATCCACCAATATTCGGTTCGCTTCGGATTGGCTGCAAAAACAGGGGGTTAATACGTTAATAACCCGCGAGCCGGGAGGGACTGAAATTGCAGAAAAGATTCGAGATGATTTATTAAAAGCTCATCACAACGAAGTTATGTCGGATATGACTGAGCTTCTCCTGGTCTTTGCAGCAAGAGCGCAGCACCTGGAAAAAATTATACGCCCGGCACTTGCATCCGGCACCTGGGTGCTTTGTGATCGTTTTACCGACTCGACCATTGCGTATCAGGGGTACGGTCGTGGTCTGTCAAAACAGGTGATCGAAAATCTGAAACAACTGGTACAGCAGGGTATGGAGCCGGATTGTACATTCTTGCTTGAAGCACCTTTGGAACTCGGTATGCGCAGAGCCAGAAATCGTGCCACCCATGCTGGCGAGCAAGTTGATCGGTTTGAAACAGAAAAGATCGAATTTTTCCAACGCGTACAGCAAGGTTTCATGGAGTTAGCGGAGCAATTTCCACGTTTCAGACGGGTTGATGCAAGCCAGTCATTACCTCAGGTTCAGGAAAACATTGCTAACCAATTGCAGCAACTGATGGCTACTGGTGATTTGATATGA
- the acpP gene encoding acyl carrier protein, with protein sequence MSNIEERVKKIVCEQLGVKEEDVKPSSSFVDDLGADSLDTVELVMALEEEFETEIPDEDAEKLTSVQEAIDYIIANL encoded by the coding sequence ATGAGTAACATTGAAGAACGCGTAAAGAAAATCGTATGTGAACAGCTGGGCGTTAAAGAAGAAGATGTGAAGCCATCTTCCTCTTTTGTAGACGACCTGGGTGCCGATTCTCTGGACACCGTTGAACTGGTAATGGCGCTTGAAGAAGAATTCGAGACCGAGATTCCAGATGAGGATGCAGAGAAGCTGACTAGCGTTCAGGAAGCCATCGACTACATCATTGCCAATCTGTAA
- a CDS encoding PilZ domain-containing protein: MNPMGGRSGILSLTIKDKSVLYAAYMPFIIDGGLFIPTNKQYQLGDEVFMLLKLMDEPEKIPVAGKVIWVTPKGAQGNKVAGIGVQFTGDDNIARNKIETFLAGALKSDRLTHTM, encoded by the coding sequence ATGAATCCTATGGGCGGTCGCAGTGGTATTTTGTCACTGACAATCAAAGATAAGTCGGTGTTATATGCTGCCTATATGCCATTCATCATTGATGGAGGTTTGTTTATTCCAACAAACAAGCAATATCAACTGGGTGATGAAGTCTTTATGTTGCTGAAGCTAATGGATGAGCCGGAAAAAATCCCGGTAGCCGGCAAGGTAATCTGGGTAACACCCAAAGGTGCCCAAGGTAATAAGGTTGCAGGAATTGGCGTGCAATTCACGGGTGATGACAATATCGCACGTAATAAGATTGAAACGTTTCTGGCTGGGGCTCTTAAATCAGATCGCCTTACTCACACAATGTAG
- the fabG gene encoding 3-oxoacyl-ACP reductase FabG has translation MSGNPLALVTGASRGIGRAIAERLANDGFTVVGTATSESGADLIREALQSISSDNNSIVLDIADAAQTEIALKAFLADFGTPAVVVNNAGITRDNLFLRMSDDEWNSVLNTNLGGVFRVCKAFAKPMIKQRNGSIINISSIIGTTGNAGQANYAAAKAGLEGFTRSLAQEIASRNIRVNCVAPGFIQTDMTDVLPEAQKEAILASIPGKRLGQVEDIAGAVAFLAGKDSQYITGQTIHVNGGMNMG, from the coding sequence ATGTCAGGCAATCCACTGGCTCTGGTGACCGGAGCAAGTCGCGGCATTGGTCGAGCAATTGCTGAGCGTCTGGCCAATGATGGTTTTACCGTCGTTGGTACCGCAACAAGCGAGTCTGGTGCCGATCTGATCAGAGAGGCATTGCAGTCAATTTCGTCAGACAATAATTCTATTGTTCTTGATATTGCGGATGCAGCGCAAACTGAGATTGCGTTAAAGGCTTTCCTGGCTGACTTTGGTACGCCAGCCGTTGTCGTCAATAACGCTGGCATTACGCGTGACAATCTATTTCTGAGAATGTCTGATGACGAATGGAATTCGGTGTTGAACACCAACTTGGGAGGTGTTTTCCGTGTTTGTAAAGCATTCGCTAAACCTATGATTAAGCAGAGAAACGGCAGCATTATTAATATCAGCTCGATTATTGGTACTACAGGCAATGCTGGTCAGGCGAATTATGCGGCGGCAAAAGCCGGGCTTGAGGGCTTTACGCGTTCGCTCGCACAAGAAATTGCCAGTCGCAATATTCGGGTGAATTGTGTTGCTCCTGGATTTATTCAAACAGATATGACGGACGTCTTGCCTGAAGCGCAAAAAGAGGCCATCCTAGCGTCCATTCCTGGCAAACGCTTAGGACAAGTGGAAGATATCGCTGGAGCGGTTGCCTTCTTGGCTGGTAAAGATTCTCAATATATTACAGGTCAGACCATTCATGTGAATGGCGGCATGAATATGGGATAA
- the holB gene encoding DNA polymerase III subunit delta' gives MILPWQHSVWEDLVKRQQTAGLPHALMFTGISGIGKHQLSLHTAEWLLCQRTATEALAQPCGNCHSCQLWRAGTHPDFMICQPEDSSRQIRIDSIRKVNEFLAQTPQISHCQVVILKPVEVMNTNAANALLKTLEEPAGESFLLLEAERFGSVLPTIRSRCQRLQLQAPVDAEASNWLQQQGVSQADAQSALRYNPGAPLAAKRWLEHDGGKQQEVWVSQFKQWTLGSAPLEQVVSVWNKLEIGDVIHWFNTALADALKAQLGVTAEALVYQQLLPELLSSAMLDSAKLITLQRKVQEVQGNLMSGVSHYNKQLLLESLLLDWHAAIRRNPVN, from the coding sequence ATGATCCTGCCGTGGCAGCATTCTGTCTGGGAAGATCTGGTTAAACGTCAACAAACCGCGGGTTTGCCCCATGCACTGATGTTCACGGGGATCAGTGGTATCGGCAAACATCAGTTGTCGTTGCACACTGCCGAGTGGTTACTTTGCCAGCGCACGGCAACAGAAGCTCTGGCCCAGCCTTGTGGTAACTGCCATTCCTGCCAGCTTTGGCGAGCAGGGACGCATCCAGATTTCATGATATGTCAGCCGGAAGATAGCAGCCGACAGATTCGTATTGATAGCATTCGCAAAGTGAATGAGTTTCTGGCTCAGACACCGCAAATCAGTCATTGCCAGGTGGTGATTCTGAAGCCTGTTGAGGTCATGAACACCAATGCAGCTAATGCACTTTTGAAAACCCTCGAGGAGCCTGCTGGTGAAAGTTTCCTGCTACTTGAGGCAGAACGTTTTGGTTCGGTATTGCCAACCATTCGCAGTCGCTGCCAGCGTTTACAGCTGCAGGCTCCTGTCGATGCAGAAGCCAGTAACTGGTTGCAGCAGCAGGGGGTCAGCCAGGCCGATGCACAATCCGCTTTGCGCTACAACCCAGGAGCTCCACTGGCAGCGAAGCGCTGGCTAGAGCACGATGGCGGAAAACAGCAGGAGGTGTGGGTAAGCCAGTTCAAGCAATGGACTTTGGGCTCTGCACCATTGGAGCAGGTGGTGTCCGTCTGGAATAAGCTCGAAATTGGCGATGTGATTCACTGGTTCAATACGGCGTTAGCAGATGCTTTAAAAGCACAGCTTGGTGTGACAGCGGAAGCACTGGTATACCAGCAGTTGCTGCCGGAGCTGCTTAGCAGCGCTATGCTGGATTCAGCAAAGCTGATAACCTTGCAGCGCAAAGTGCAGGAGGTACAGGGCAATTTGATGTCAGGTGTTTCCCATTATAATAAACAGCTTTTGCTGGAATCTTTGCTACTGGATTGGCACGCCGCCATTCGTCGCAACCCGGTAAATTAG
- a CDS encoding insulinase family protein: MSDHNLAHAAFRHIDATQVESLNLTVHHYEHIKTGAVHYHLASDHDEKAFLVALRTMPHDSTGVAHILEHTALCGSEKYPVRDPFFMMTRRSLNTFMNAMTSSDWTAYPFASQNDKDFNNLLDVYLDAVFFSRLDPLDFAQEGHRVEFSEEGNMNSPLEFKGVVFNEMKGAMSSTVSQLWQGVSSYLFPTATYHYNSGGEPSDIVDLSYEELIDFYQTHYHPSNAIFMTFGDMDIVELQHKLDAQALSRFEKQSKQWRVQPEKRYPAPISVEQGYGVDDDDLAHKTHHVLAWLLGDSTDLDAQLEANLLSQVLLDNSASPLRKVLEKTDLGGSPSPLCGLEDSNREMSFMCGIEGSEPEHAAAIEELILETLTQISETGVEQSMVDAALHQLELHQREIGGDHYPYGLQLIFNAIPAATHYGDPVSLLNLDPAINRLKDKVRQADFIQNAVKRLLLENRHRVRFTLKPDALLNDEAKRLEAQQLANIAAGMADEDKKTVIAETQALKERQNQEDDPSILPQVTLEDVRPEISHTAASNTHSEGLNIAAYNVGTNGIIYQQQMVDLPPLNYEQLTWLPFFSHAWTEVGAGNNDYLTQQQKQTSIVGSLTAYSSIKGHVNNSESLQAYLVMTGKALADNAQEFSALMQETWTAPDFGESQRLLDLLTQVRARKEQGITGAGHSLAMSLAAAPLNKAANIANELGGLPQAKRLKHRLEAAQSDPALLTAALTDLYEHIQNPSQALLVQDEALAAAHIKSVNALWQAGDTTLTGLDWQNTEGGQYWMVDSQVNFCAWAIPTVTLDHVDAAPLAVLGGVLRNGYLHTAVRERGGAYGAGAAQDSSIACFKFYSYRDPRVEGTFNDYQSSVDWVLNKKSGDDLVEQAVLGIIGSMDRPGSPAGEAKQSFHMDKTGRSRAIRQTFRERLLAVKWADVLRVADHYLRGQAGHRAVVAPRASHDVAAKLGLGVVEY, translated from the coding sequence ATGTCTGATCACAATCTGGCCCATGCGGCATTTCGTCATATCGATGCTACTCAGGTCGAATCGCTAAATCTCACCGTACACCATTATGAACACATCAAAACCGGCGCCGTCCACTATCACCTGGCAAGCGATCACGATGAAAAGGCGTTCCTGGTAGCGCTGCGAACCATGCCTCATGATTCAACGGGCGTTGCGCACATTCTGGAACATACCGCACTGTGTGGAAGTGAAAAATACCCAGTGCGCGATCCGTTTTTCATGATGACACGACGCTCTTTGAATACCTTTATGAATGCCATGACCAGCTCTGACTGGACAGCCTATCCATTCGCATCACAAAACGATAAAGACTTTAATAATTTACTGGATGTCTATTTAGACGCCGTATTTTTTTCGCGTCTGGACCCTCTCGACTTTGCTCAGGAGGGCCATCGTGTTGAGTTCAGTGAAGAGGGTAATATGAACTCGCCGCTTGAATTTAAGGGCGTGGTTTTCAATGAAATGAAAGGAGCGATGTCATCCACGGTGAGCCAATTATGGCAAGGGGTATCCAGTTATTTGTTTCCCACTGCAACGTACCATTATAACAGCGGTGGCGAGCCTTCAGACATTGTTGATTTGAGTTATGAAGAGCTGATCGATTTCTACCAAACCCACTATCACCCTTCGAATGCCATATTTATGACCTTCGGAGACATGGACATCGTTGAGCTGCAACATAAGTTGGATGCTCAGGCGTTGAGTCGTTTTGAAAAGCAGAGTAAGCAATGGCGTGTTCAGCCTGAAAAACGTTATCCTGCTCCCATTTCCGTTGAGCAAGGTTATGGCGTCGACGATGACGATTTAGCGCATAAAACCCATCACGTACTCGCCTGGCTTCTCGGTGATTCAACCGATCTCGATGCTCAGCTCGAAGCCAATCTGTTAAGTCAGGTCCTGCTGGATAACAGTGCATCTCCTTTGAGAAAGGTATTGGAAAAAACCGATTTGGGAGGGTCGCCATCTCCGCTGTGCGGTCTGGAAGACTCCAATCGTGAAATGAGTTTTATGTGTGGTATTGAGGGCAGTGAGCCTGAACATGCTGCGGCGATTGAAGAACTCATTCTCGAGACGCTGACGCAAATCAGCGAAACCGGCGTAGAGCAAAGCATGGTTGATGCTGCGCTGCATCAATTGGAATTGCATCAGCGCGAAATTGGCGGTGATCATTACCCGTATGGGTTGCAGCTGATCTTTAACGCTATTCCGGCCGCGACGCATTACGGTGATCCGGTCAGCTTGCTCAATCTGGATCCGGCCATTAACCGTCTAAAAGACAAGGTCAGACAAGCCGATTTCATTCAGAACGCCGTTAAGCGTTTGTTGCTGGAAAATCGCCATCGTGTTCGTTTTACTCTCAAACCGGATGCGCTGCTGAACGATGAGGCGAAGCGCCTGGAGGCGCAGCAGTTGGCAAACATCGCAGCAGGGATGGCTGATGAGGATAAGAAGACGGTTATTGCAGAAACCCAGGCATTAAAAGAGCGTCAGAATCAGGAAGACGACCCGAGTATATTGCCACAAGTGACGCTTGAGGATGTACGCCCGGAAATTTCCCACACCGCTGCGAGCAACACCCATTCCGAGGGGCTAAATATTGCTGCGTATAACGTCGGAACCAATGGCATTATCTATCAGCAGCAGATGGTGGATCTGCCGCCACTGAATTACGAGCAATTGACCTGGTTGCCGTTTTTCTCTCATGCATGGACTGAGGTCGGAGCTGGCAACAACGATTATTTGACTCAACAGCAGAAGCAAACCTCAATTGTTGGTAGCTTGACCGCCTACAGTTCAATTAAGGGCCATGTTAACAACAGCGAATCTCTGCAGGCCTACCTGGTCATGACCGGAAAGGCGCTGGCTGATAACGCTCAGGAATTCAGTGCGCTGATGCAAGAAACCTGGACAGCACCAGACTTTGGTGAATCCCAGCGTTTACTGGATTTATTAACTCAGGTCCGTGCCCGAAAAGAACAAGGGATAACCGGTGCGGGGCATTCATTGGCGATGAGTCTGGCAGCTGCGCCACTTAATAAAGCGGCGAACATCGCTAATGAATTGGGCGGTTTACCTCAGGCGAAGCGCCTGAAGCATCGTTTGGAAGCCGCGCAGAGTGATCCCGCGTTATTAACTGCTGCACTGACTGATCTGTATGAGCACATTCAGAACCCCAGCCAGGCATTGCTGGTTCAGGATGAAGCGCTTGCCGCAGCGCATATTAAGAGTGTTAATGCGCTTTGGCAGGCTGGTGACACTACGTTGACTGGGCTTGATTGGCAAAACACCGAAGGTGGTCAGTATTGGATGGTCGATTCACAAGTTAATTTTTGCGCCTGGGCAATACCAACGGTAACGCTGGATCATGTTGATGCCGCGCCCCTTGCGGTATTGGGTGGCGTACTACGTAACGGTTATTTGCATACCGCGGTCCGTGAAAGAGGCGGTGCTTATGGTGCCGGTGCCGCTCAGGATTCTTCGATTGCATGCTTTAAATTCTACTCCTACCGCGACCCTCGCGTGGAAGGCACCTTCAATGATTACCAATCTTCTGTCGACTGGGTGCTGAATAAAAAATCCGGTGATGACCTTGTTGAGCAAGCTGTGCTTGGAATCATTGGTAGTATGGATCGGCCGGGGTCGCCGGCGGGTGAAGCGAAGCAGTCTTTTCATATGGATAAAACCGGACGAAGCCGTGCAATTCGCCAGACATTCCGTGAACGCCTGCTGGCGGTGAAGTGGGCAGATGTTCTCAGGGTTGCTGACCACTATTTAAGAGGGCAGGCAGGACATAGAGCAGTGGTTGCACCTCGCGCAAGTCACGATGTTGCCGCTAAGCTGGGCTTGGGTGTGGTCGAATATTGA
- the mltG gene encoding endolytic transglycosylase MltG, translating into MKIKITLLVIFLSTIAAGVTGWNIPTSNNGPVRVDIPPGSSLSAIARKWQSDGWLVSANLLKLQAKLLNKEHVLRAGEFDIPASLSGPQLLAFLASAKPVSYKVQFIEGTTLTQAIASLKRAKSLRQDVRPLTRKTIAKLIGVKGNPEGWLYPDTYVYHSGEAVSSIIRQSYQRMKKVLMQEWDAKAGDLPYRTPYDALIMASIVEKETGAAYERPHIAGVFVRRLKKNMRLETDPTIIYGLGDRFDGNLKKKHLRDRSNQYNSYRFKGLPPSPIAFAGRPAIHAALHPQNGTTLFFVAKGDGSHYFSETLAEHNKAVRKYQIFRRKKEYRSAPQTN; encoded by the coding sequence ATGAAAATTAAAATCACATTGTTGGTGATTTTCTTGAGCACCATTGCGGCAGGCGTCACTGGTTGGAATATTCCGACCAGTAATAACGGGCCTGTGCGGGTGGACATTCCGCCCGGAAGCAGCCTTTCGGCTATTGCCCGAAAATGGCAGAGTGATGGTTGGCTGGTATCCGCAAATTTACTAAAGTTGCAGGCGAAGCTACTCAATAAGGAGCATGTATTGCGCGCTGGTGAATTCGATATACCAGCTTCCCTATCCGGACCTCAGCTTTTGGCTTTTCTCGCCAGTGCAAAACCGGTCAGCTATAAAGTTCAGTTTATAGAAGGGACGACGTTAACCCAGGCGATTGCCTCGCTTAAACGTGCGAAAAGCCTGCGCCAGGATGTTCGGCCACTGACGCGAAAAACCATTGCAAAATTAATTGGTGTCAAAGGCAATCCTGAAGGCTGGTTGTATCCGGATACCTATGTTTACCACAGTGGTGAGGCAGTCAGTTCAATTATCCGTCAGTCTTATCAACGTATGAAAAAAGTTCTTATGCAGGAATGGGATGCAAAAGCCGGCGATCTGCCGTATCGAACACCCTATGATGCACTGATCATGGCGTCTATTGTGGAAAAAGAAACCGGTGCTGCCTATGAGCGTCCGCACATCGCAGGTGTTTTTGTCAGGCGACTGAAAAAGAATATGCGATTGGAAACGGATCCGACCATTATTTATGGGCTGGGTGATCGCTTTGACGGTAATTTAAAGAAAAAACATTTGCGTGATCGTTCCAACCAATACAACAGTTACCGGTTTAAGGGATTGCCTCCCAGTCCGATCGCATTTGCCGGTCGTCCTGCAATACATGCGGCATTGCATCCTCAGAATGGCACAACGCTTTTTTTTGTTGCCAAGGGGGACGGCAGTCATTACTTTTCCGAGACGTTGGCAGAACATAATAAAGCCGTCCGAAAATATCAGATATTCCGTCGTAAAAAAGAATATCGCTCAGCTCCACAAACGAATTAA
- a CDS encoding aminotransferase class IV gives MIITASYSEAGWRVGPLLADRGQEFGDGVFETLRLTHDLTFPLGVLHKQRLCRGLVRLDFPIDTLRLVDVALGDIGSIAGLSALREEAERASRNIQLKLIVSRQLNHSVSADAHKWPRGYQIGANHSANLQIQLRLAPAWNQWVSGWCVGVNPLTLADQPLLAGVKHLNRLEQVMARHAFAADWQESLMLNRSGDVIEGCMSNIYLLEGDRLVTPILDNSGVEGVAKQWLLQHADDLDVVCQQGILDVRRIYAADGLLFSNTLNGFSWAKKIDDFEYSAEKQQLAQRVQQRIQSMFISMFSSGNSDHEN, from the coding sequence TTGATCATTACTGCCAGTTACAGTGAAGCCGGTTGGCGTGTTGGCCCACTACTGGCCGATCGGGGCCAGGAGTTTGGCGATGGTGTGTTTGAAACCCTACGCCTGACTCACGACCTCACATTTCCTCTTGGGGTGTTACACAAGCAGCGCCTCTGTCGTGGGCTTGTTCGTCTCGATTTTCCCATTGATACACTCAGACTCGTTGACGTCGCGCTCGGCGATATCGGTTCGATAGCCGGGTTGTCAGCGCTGCGCGAAGAAGCAGAGCGGGCGAGTCGCAATATTCAATTAAAACTGATTGTCAGTCGTCAATTGAATCATTCAGTTTCAGCAGATGCGCATAAATGGCCGAGAGGTTATCAGATAGGCGCCAATCACTCAGCAAATCTCCAGATTCAGCTGCGGCTTGCGCCTGCCTGGAATCAGTGGGTTTCGGGTTGGTGCGTTGGCGTAAACCCACTGACTTTGGCCGATCAGCCACTCCTGGCTGGAGTAAAGCACCTGAATCGTCTTGAGCAAGTCATGGCAAGGCATGCCTTTGCAGCGGACTGGCAAGAGTCGCTCATGCTTAACCGGTCAGGAGATGTTATTGAAGGCTGTATGAGTAATATTTATCTTTTGGAAGGTGACCGTCTGGTGACACCCATCCTCGACAATTCGGGGGTTGAAGGTGTTGCAAAACAGTGGCTACTTCAGCATGCCGACGATTTGGATGTTGTTTGCCAACAAGGCATATTGGATGTGAGGCGTATTTATGCAGCCGATGGGCTGCTGTTCAGTAATACGTTAAACGGTTTCAGTTGGGCAAAAAAAATTGATGATTTTGAATATTCCGCAGAAAAGCAGCAGCTAGCTCAACGGGTGCAGCAAAGAATTCAGTCCATGTTTATTTCCATGTTTAGTTCAGGGAATTCTGACCATGAAAATTAA
- the fabF gene encoding beta-ketoacyl-ACP synthase II, with amino-acid sequence MSKRRVVITGMGTVNPLANTVDGTWQAVQQGKSGIGKIEHFDCDGYATQIGGAVKEFDVSGVMTPKEARKIDLFLQYAMVAAEEAILDAGINDQVDKDRVGVAVGSGIGGLNMIENNHAQLQKSGPRRVSPFLVPGSVINMAAGNIAIRHGLKGPNFAITTACTTGTHNIGYAARTIAYGDADVMIAGGAEFGSSPLGVAGFAAARAMSTRNDEPEKASRPWDRDRDGFVLGDGAAILVLESLDHAQQRGATIYAEVSGLGMSDDAHHITSPPEDGAGAQAAMRNAINDAGLQPQDIDYINAHGTSTLVGDIAETNAVKAVFGDHSATLAVSSTKSMTGHLLGAAGALEALITALAIRDGVAPPTINLENPDEGCDLDYVPNQSRKMEIKAAISNSFGFGGTNGSLLMTRFEG; translated from the coding sequence ATGAGTAAGCGACGCGTTGTAATCACAGGCATGGGAACCGTAAATCCACTGGCAAATACAGTAGATGGTACTTGGCAAGCGGTCCAGCAAGGCAAAAGTGGTATCGGCAAAATCGAGCATTTCGATTGTGATGGTTACGCCACGCAAATCGGTGGTGCCGTTAAAGAATTTGATGTCTCTGGTGTGATGACACCCAAAGAAGCGAGAAAAATCGATTTATTTCTGCAGTATGCAATGGTGGCGGCGGAAGAGGCGATTCTCGACGCCGGAATTAACGATCAAGTAGACAAAGATCGTGTCGGTGTGGCCGTGGGATCGGGTATCGGTGGTTTGAATATGATCGAAAACAACCATGCCCAGCTACAGAAGAGCGGTCCGCGACGTGTTTCTCCATTTTTGGTGCCCGGCTCAGTGATTAATATGGCCGCCGGAAATATCGCTATTCGCCATGGTTTAAAAGGACCCAATTTCGCCATCACTACCGCCTGTACCACCGGCACTCATAATATTGGCTATGCAGCACGGACGATTGCCTATGGTGATGCCGACGTCATGATCGCTGGAGGGGCTGAATTCGGCTCTTCTCCGCTGGGCGTTGCAGGTTTTGCTGCTGCTCGGGCAATGAGTACTCGCAATGACGAACCTGAGAAGGCATCGCGCCCCTGGGACAGAGACCGTGATGGGTTTGTTCTCGGCGATGGCGCGGCTATTCTGGTGCTCGAATCACTGGATCATGCGCAACAACGCGGTGCGACGATTTACGCCGAAGTTTCGGGCCTAGGAATGAGCGATGACGCTCATCATATTACGTCGCCACCTGAGGACGGTGCTGGTGCTCAGGCGGCCATGCGTAATGCCATTAATGATGCCGGTCTGCAGCCCCAGGATATCGACTACATTAATGCCCATGGCACATCAACATTAGTAGGCGATATTGCTGAAACCAATGCCGTTAAGGCGGTATTCGGGGATCACTCTGCGACACTGGCAGTGTCTTCCACCAAGTCGATGACCGGGCACCTTCTGGGCGCCGCCGGTGCGCTGGAGGCTTTAATCACTGCACTGGCAATACGCGACGGCGTTGCCCCACCAACCATTAACCTTGAAAATCCGGATGAGGGATGTGATCTGGATTACGTGCCCAATCAAAGTCGTAAGATGGAAATCAAGGCCGCCATTTCCAATTCATTTGGCTTTGGTGGGACTAATGGTAGCTTGCTAATGACTCGTTTCGAAGGTTGA
- a CDS encoding aminotransferase class V-fold PLP-dependent enzyme, which produces MTEQYDPQHGFDWRSEFPVNDECSYLNHAAVAPWPESARKAVNEFAAENVALGATHYHQWEKTEANLRRNLETLIDAPHGSVALVKNTSEALSFVAYGLDWQPDDVVVISDQEFPSNRIVWESLANKGVKVVEVALPYDDPESELLAAIAKKPKLVSISAVQYASGLRLDIDRIGAACRAAEVLFCIDAIQAVAAQPFSVQKNLCDFAMADGHKWMLGPEGLGFFYVRPAVMNQLRIQEYGWHMVANAGNYNTKEWTLAPTAKRFECGSPNMLAGYALNASIELILKVGPAQIEYAIAERIQYLKEGLYEMDAVFGNPLIDERPSGILTFHFWNIDSARLHKTLMQTGVICANRGGGIRFSPHFHTTQEALDDALECLESLLPMMQS; this is translated from the coding sequence ATGACTGAACAATATGATCCACAGCACGGTTTTGATTGGCGCAGTGAATTTCCGGTGAATGATGAATGCAGTTACCTCAACCATGCAGCTGTCGCGCCGTGGCCGGAGTCAGCAAGAAAAGCCGTCAATGAGTTTGCTGCTGAAAATGTCGCGCTGGGCGCCACTCATTACCACCAGTGGGAGAAGACAGAAGCAAATCTCCGACGTAACCTCGAAACTCTCATCGATGCGCCCCATGGCAGCGTTGCTCTGGTTAAAAACACCTCTGAGGCACTGTCGTTTGTTGCATATGGTTTAGATTGGCAACCCGATGATGTGGTAGTCATTTCCGATCAGGAATTCCCCTCCAACCGCATTGTATGGGAATCACTCGCAAATAAGGGCGTTAAGGTCGTTGAGGTAGCACTCCCTTACGATGACCCGGAGTCTGAATTGCTGGCGGCAATTGCAAAAAAGCCAAAACTGGTTTCCATAAGTGCGGTGCAATACGCATCTGGTCTGCGCCTCGATATCGATCGTATCGGTGCCGCATGCCGTGCAGCCGAAGTTTTATTCTGCATTGACGCCATTCAGGCGGTTGCGGCACAACCCTTTTCAGTACAAAAAAACCTGTGCGATTTTGCCATGGCTGATGGTCATAAATGGATGCTTGGACCCGAGGGTCTGGGCTTCTTTTATGTACGTCCGGCAGTGATGAATCAGTTGAGGATACAGGAATATGGCTGGCATATGGTGGCCAACGCGGGAAACTACAACACCAAAGAATGGACGCTTGCGCCGACCGCCAAACGCTTTGAATGTGGCAGTCCGAATATGCTGGCAGGCTATGCATTAAATGCCAGCATTGAATTGATTCTTAAAGTCGGCCCGGCGCAAATTGAGTACGCTATTGCAGAACGGATTCAATATCTAAAAGAAGGCCTTTATGAAATGGACGCGGTTTTTGGCAACCCACTAATTGATGAGCGACCCTCTGGCATTCTGACATTTCACTTCTGGAATATTGACAGTGCGAGACTGCACAAAACACTCATGCAAACCGGGGTGATCTGCGCCAATCGTGGAGGAGGGATTCGTTTTTCACCACATTTTCACACCACACAAGAAGCACTGGATGATGCACTGGAATGCTTAGAGAGCTTATTACCAATGATGCAATCGTAA